From Juglans regia cultivar Chandler chromosome 8, Walnut 2.0, whole genome shotgun sequence, the proteins below share one genomic window:
- the LOC118343689 gene encoding rust resistance kinase Lr10-like: MEKFLQQVAREKPVRFTDQQLCNFTKDYSTILGAGGFGVVYKGQFPNGVEIAVKVLNRSQARSTAEDQFMAEVGTISRTCHINLVRLYGFCHDQFMSALVFECMDNGSLDKYLFGSKQEIEWEKLHEIAVGTAKGIAYLHEECQQRIVHYDIKPGNILVDTNFSPKVADFGLAKPCSRDETHVSVSGYRGTPGYSAPEFMLKNHPITHKCDVYSFGMVLFEIVGRRRNTGTASPDHSLDWFPKQVWEEHEKNELEAMTVACGIGEKDREKAIRMAMVALWCVQDSPEARPPMSVVVKMLEGGVEIMQPPKPFHYLYSVAIKPLPETSTAGLDHDSTTRITGSGSNSYRYKDSIGPLITKYEIQIASS; encoded by the coding sequence ATGGAGAAGTTCCTCCAACAAGTGGCAAGAGAGAAGCCAGTTAGATTCACAGATCAGCAACTATGCAATTTCACAAAAGATTATTCCACAATATTGGGTGCCGGAGGCTTCGGGGTAGTGTACAAAGGACAGTTTCCTAATGGGGTGGAGATTGCAGTGAAGGTCCTGAATAGAAGTCAAGCCAGATCAACGGCCGAGGATCAATTCATGGCAGAAGTGGGAACAATTAGTAGAACATGCCACATAAATTTGGTCAGACTTTATGGCTTTTGCCATGACCAATTCATGAGCGCCCTTGTCTTTGAGTGCATGGACAATGGGTCATTAGACAAGTACTTGTTTGGTTCTAAACAAGAAATTGAATGGGAAAAATTGCATGAAATTGCAGTTGGGACAGCCAAAGGTATTGCTTACTTGCACGAGGAATGCCAACAAAGAATCGTTCATTATGATATCAAGCCCGGAAATATTCTTGTCGATACAAACTTCTCCCCTAAAGTTGCAGATTTTGGGCTTGCAAAGCCTTGTAGCAGGGATGAAACCCATGTTAGTGTCTCGGGGTATCGGGGGACTCCAGGATACTCGGCACCGGAGTTTATGTTGAAGAATCATCCAATAACACATAAATGTGATGTTTATAGCTTTGGGATGGTATTGTTTGAGATAGTTGGGAGGAGGAGGAACACTGGTACTGCTAGTCCTGATCATAGCCTAGATTGGTTCCCAAAACAAGTTTGGGAAGAGCATGAGAAAAATGAGTTAGAAGCAATGACTGTGGCTTGTGGAATTGGAGAGAAGGATAGGGAGAAAGCAATAAGAATGGCTATGGTTGCTTTGTGGTGTGTTCAAGACTCGCCAGAGGCTCGGCCGCCGATGAGTGTGGTGGTGAAGATGTTGGAGGGAGGAGTGGAGATCATGCAGCCTccaaaaccatttcattatttGTATTCAGTAGCGATTAAGCCACTTCCAGAAACTAGTACTGCTGGTTTGGATCATGACTCAACAACAAGAATTACCGGATCAGGAAGTAATTCTTATCGGTACAAGGATTCTATCGGCCCACTCATAACCAAATATGAAATACAGATAGCTAGTtcttaa
- the LOC109002788 gene encoding rust resistance kinase Lr10-like isoform X2, which produces MSLLTLAVIGGISLYIAKKCKREHLSHFITDLQTIVAPPANNVQVPVWEVDAPTMEKFLQEVAREKPVRFTAQQLCNFTKDYSTILGAGGFGLVYKGQFPNGVEIAVKVLNRSQARSTAEDQFMAEVGTISRTCHINLVRLYGFCHDQFMSALVFEYMDNGSLDKYLFGSKQEIEWEKLHEIAVGTAKGIAYLHEECQPRIIHYDIKPGNILVDANFSPKVADFGLAKLCNRDGTHVSVSGYRGTPGYSAPEFMLKNHPITHKCDVYSFGMVLFEIVGRRRNTGTASPDHSLDWFPKQVWEEHEKNELEAMTVTCGIGEKDREKAIRMAMVALWCVQDSPEARPPMSVVVKMLEGGVEIMQPPKPFHYLYSVAIKPPPETSSTAGSDHDSTTRSGSGSNSYWYKDSTPLMTKYEIQIASS; this is translated from the coding sequence ATGAGCTTGTTAACACTAGCAGTTATTGGCGGTATTTCTTTGTATATTGCAAAGAAATGTAAAAGAGAGCACTTGTCCCACTTCATAACGGATTTACAGACGATAGTCGCTCCACCGGCCAACAACGTGCAGGTTCCTGTTTGGGAGGTTGATGCACCAACAATGGAGAAGTTCCTCCAAGAAGTGGCAAGAGAGAAGCCAGTTAGATTCACAGCTCAGCAACTATGCAATTTCACAAAAGATTATTCCACAATATTGGGTGCTGGAGGCTTCGGGTTAGTGTACAAAGGACAGTTTCCTAATGGGGTAGAGATTGCAGTGAAGGTCCTGAATAGAAGTCAAGCCAGATCAACGGCCGAGGATCAATTCATGGCAGAAGTGGGAACAATTAGTAGAACATGCCACATAAATTTGGTCAGACTTTATGGCTTTTGCCACGACCAATTCATGAGCGCCCTTGTCTTTGAGTACATGGACAATGGGTCATTAGACAAGTACTTGTTTGGTTCTAAACAAGAAATTGAATGGGAAAAATTGCATGAAATTGCAGTTGGGACAGCCAAAGGTATTGCTTACTTGCACGAGGAATGCCAACCAAGAATCATTCATTATGATATTAAGCCCGGTAATATTCTTGTCGATGCAAACTTCTCCCCTAAAGTTGCAGATTTTGGGCTTGCAAAGCTTTGTAACAGGGATGGAACCCATGTCAGTGTCTCGGGGTATAGGGGGACTCCAGGATACTCGGCACCGGAGTTTATGTTGAAGAATCATCCAATAACACATAAATGTGATGTTTATAGCTTTGGGATGGTATTGTTTGAGATAGTTGGGAGGAGGAGGAACACTGGTACTGCTAGTCCTGATCATAGCCTAGATTGGTTCCCAAAACAAGTTTGGGAAGAGCATGAGAAAAATGAGTTAGAAGCAATGACTGTGACTTGTGGAATTGGAGAGAAGGATAGGGAGAAAGCAATAAGAATGGCTATGGTTGCTTTGTGGTGTGTTCAGGACTCGCCAGAGGCTCGGCCGCCGATGAGTGTGGTGGTGAAGATGTTGGAGGGAGGAGTGGAGATCATGCAGCCTccaaaaccatttcattatttGTATTCAGTAGCGATCAAGCCACCTCCAGAAACTAGCAGTACTGCTGGTTCGGATCATGACTCAACAACAAGAAGTGGATCAGGAAGTAATTCTTATTGGTACAAGGATTCTACCCCGCTCATGACCAAATATGAAATACAAATAGCTAGTtcttaa
- the LOC109002788 gene encoding rust resistance kinase Lr10-like isoform X1 → MSTFPSSQSESDSIPSGPNFDVIIAVSVVMSLLTLAVIGGISLYIAKKCKREHLSHFITDLQTIVAPPANNVQVPVWEVDAPTMEKFLQEVAREKPVRFTAQQLCNFTKDYSTILGAGGFGLVYKGQFPNGVEIAVKVLNRSQARSTAEDQFMAEVGTISRTCHINLVRLYGFCHDQFMSALVFEYMDNGSLDKYLFGSKQEIEWEKLHEIAVGTAKGIAYLHEECQPRIIHYDIKPGNILVDANFSPKVADFGLAKLCNRDGTHVSVSGYRGTPGYSAPEFMLKNHPITHKCDVYSFGMVLFEIVGRRRNTGTASPDHSLDWFPKQVWEEHEKNELEAMTVTCGIGEKDREKAIRMAMVALWCVQDSPEARPPMSVVVKMLEGGVEIMQPPKPFHYLYSVAIKPPPETSSTAGSDHDSTTRSGSGSNSYWYKDSTPLMTKYEIQIASS, encoded by the exons ATGTCTACGTTTCCATCGTCTCAGTCCGAGTCAGACTCCATTCCGTCTGGGCCAAACTTCGATGTGATAATAGCCGTCT CTGTAGTGATGAGCTTGTTAACACTAGCAGTTATTGGCGGTATTTCTTTGTATATTGCAAAGAAATGTAAAAGAGAGCACTTGTCCCACTTCATAACGGATTTACAGACGATAGTCGCTCCACCGGCCAACAACGTGCAGGTTCCTGTTTGGGAGGTTGATGCACCAACAATGGAGAAGTTCCTCCAAGAAGTGGCAAGAGAGAAGCCAGTTAGATTCACAGCTCAGCAACTATGCAATTTCACAAAAGATTATTCCACAATATTGGGTGCTGGAGGCTTCGGGTTAGTGTACAAAGGACAGTTTCCTAATGGGGTAGAGATTGCAGTGAAGGTCCTGAATAGAAGTCAAGCCAGATCAACGGCCGAGGATCAATTCATGGCAGAAGTGGGAACAATTAGTAGAACATGCCACATAAATTTGGTCAGACTTTATGGCTTTTGCCACGACCAATTCATGAGCGCCCTTGTCTTTGAGTACATGGACAATGGGTCATTAGACAAGTACTTGTTTGGTTCTAAACAAGAAATTGAATGGGAAAAATTGCATGAAATTGCAGTTGGGACAGCCAAAGGTATTGCTTACTTGCACGAGGAATGCCAACCAAGAATCATTCATTATGATATTAAGCCCGGTAATATTCTTGTCGATGCAAACTTCTCCCCTAAAGTTGCAGATTTTGGGCTTGCAAAGCTTTGTAACAGGGATGGAACCCATGTCAGTGTCTCGGGGTATAGGGGGACTCCAGGATACTCGGCACCGGAGTTTATGTTGAAGAATCATCCAATAACACATAAATGTGATGTTTATAGCTTTGGGATGGTATTGTTTGAGATAGTTGGGAGGAGGAGGAACACTGGTACTGCTAGTCCTGATCATAGCCTAGATTGGTTCCCAAAACAAGTTTGGGAAGAGCATGAGAAAAATGAGTTAGAAGCAATGACTGTGACTTGTGGAATTGGAGAGAAGGATAGGGAGAAAGCAATAAGAATGGCTATGGTTGCTTTGTGGTGTGTTCAGGACTCGCCAGAGGCTCGGCCGCCGATGAGTGTGGTGGTGAAGATGTTGGAGGGAGGAGTGGAGATCATGCAGCCTccaaaaccatttcattatttGTATTCAGTAGCGATCAAGCCACCTCCAGAAACTAGCAGTACTGCTGGTTCGGATCATGACTCAACAACAAGAAGTGGATCAGGAAGTAATTCTTATTGGTACAAGGATTCTACCCCGCTCATGACCAAATATGAAATACAAATAGCTAGTtcttaa